Proteins encoded in a region of the Pocillopora verrucosa isolate sample1 chromosome 11, ASM3666991v2, whole genome shotgun sequence genome:
- the LOC131787856 gene encoding U6 snRNA-associated Sm-like protein LSm8, with translation MATTLETYVNHTVAVITQDGRMIVGTLKGFDQTVNLILDESHERVFSSGSGVEQVMLGLYIIRGDNIAVIGEIDEEADANLDLSSIRADPLNAVVY, from the exons ATGGCGACTACTCTGGAAACGTATGTAAATC ATACTGTAGCAGTAATCACACAGGATGGAAGAATGATTGTG GGAACCCTTAAAGGGTTTGATCAAACAGTGAATTTAATTTTGGATGAGAGCCATGAGAGAGTGTTCTCTTCAGGAAGTGGAGTGGAACAGGTCATGTTGGGTCTTTACATCATCAGAGGAGATAATAT tgcTGTCATAGGAGAAATAGATGAGGAAGCAGATGCTAACTTAGATTTGAGTAGTATTCGTGCTGATCCACTTAATGCTGTAGTTTACTAA
- the LOC131787840 gene encoding putative deoxyribonuclease TATDN2, protein MDGRKCFKCGKTGHLKRDCPEKANHNLQNVKCFACGRHGHFQKDCTNSADGNTADTASTRHSKNSTRSRKMEVQFPVSKSMFIDTHCHLEYVYERLRHTGSLKEFQARYPFPPNFEGCITTFCDPAAFSSFGTWYDVLSEESVWGTFGCHPHNAKYYNDELEAKIIQCLDHPKAIALGEVGLDYSSHCTSPPEVQKEVFTRQANWAVTLEKPLVVHCRDAETDTLEILKSCLPQDWRIHLHCYTGSSAFATRFFREFPNLFIGMTAVVTFAKATNIHELAFDVPLEKLLLETDAPYFVPSQVADKHNKFSNPGMAIFTAQRIAEIKGVALEEVLETVRKNTARVYGI, encoded by the coding sequence ATGGATGGCAGAAAGTGTTTCAAGTGTGGCAAAACGGGTCACTTAAAGAGAGATTGTCCAGAAAAGGCAAACCATAATTTACAGAATGTGAAATGTTTTGCTTGTGGAAGGCATGGTCATTTTCAGAAGGATTGTACCAACTCGGCAGACGGGAACACAGCTGACACAGCGTCTACGAGGCACTCAAAAAATTCTACAAGAAGCCGGAAAATGGAGGTGCAATTTCCAGTCAGCAAGTCAATGTTTATTGATACTCATTGTCATTTAGAGTATGTTTATGAAAGACTCAGACACACTGGAAGTTTGAAAGAGTTCCAGGCAAGGTATCCGTTCCCACCAAATTTTGAGGGTTGCATTACAACATTTTGTGATCCTGCAGCTTTTTCGTCGTTTGGCACTTGGTATGATGTACTTTCGGAAGAGAGTGTTTGGGGAACATTTGGCTGTCACCCTCACAATGCCAAATATTACAACGATGAGTTGGAAGCTAAAATAATTCAGTGTTTGGATCATCCCAAAGCCATTGCCCTAGGTGAGGTCGGGCTTGATTACTCTTCACATTGTACATCTCCCCCTGAAGTTCAAAAAGAAGTGTTTACTAGACAAGCCAACTGGGCTGTAACACTAGAAAAACCATTGGTTGTTCATTGTCGTGATGCGGAAACAGACACGCTTGAAATTCTTAAGTCCTGTCTACCACAAGACTGGAGAATCCACTTGCACTGTTATACTGGATCAAGTGCATTTGCAACCAGATTTTTTCGAGAATTTCCAAACCTTTTCATAGGAATGACAGCAGTGGTTACTTTTGCTAAAGCTACAAATATTCATGAACTTGCATTTGATGTGCCTTTAGAAAAGCTTCTACTGGAAACCGATGCACCATATTTTGTTCCATCGCAAGTGGCTGATAAGCATAACAAGTTCAGCAACCCTGGAATGGCAATATTTACTGCTCAGAGAATTGCAGAAATAAAGGGTGTTGCATTAGAAGAGGTCCTTGAAACAGTTAGAAAAAACACTGCACGTGTTTATGGTATTTAA
- the LOC131787839 gene encoding major facilitator superfamily domain-containing protein 3: MAWLPKNLLFFKMASSDVLLFLLYFGQGLPYGFQVKLLPLFLRKHKFSLSKVGLSRLLSLPWIFKFTIAPLIDKLWSLNSWITLGSLIMAVICFASAWVGEHNTLLVLFWVLWMNITSAVQDVAVDAYAICLLEPEDLGKASTLQVVGYKLGALFGGGILSWLSVYYSWKWLFTLWGSFYIVMLIISVININSETRSTYEIAKGVSLKNQEIKGNQLRSSMSVSNDNTSGKLSPLKIIRTTIRTVDFSWLMFYVATYKLGEQGVVSMLPLYLIDQRIPQEQVGVIFGIFGQLFSISGSTIGGWIVSLQYGHRSWVIKVLLWTSYARLVPLLSLWLLSLTQFTKSAIAIIECFIQLSGGIITTATFTLMMLSSQNSLPGAKATHCAVLATSEVLGKLLMISLSGILVDIIGYQYFFGLCFLLALSFLPVLKHGLVSQREKSS, encoded by the exons ATGGCGTGGCTACCaaagaatttgttgtttttcaagatGGCGAGCTCTGATgttctgttgtttcttttataTTTCGGTCAAGGATTGCCTTATGGCTTTCAAGTCAAACTTCTTCCATTATTTCTGAGGAAACATAAGTTTTCATTGTCAAAGGTAGGCCTTAGCCGCCTATTAAGTTTACCATGGATTTTCAAATTCACAATAGCACCTTTGATTGATAAGTTATGGTCTTTGAACTCTTGGATTACTTTGGGCTCGTTAATTATGGCCGTAATTTGCTTTGCATCAGCCTGGGTGGGAGAACACAATACTCTTTTGGTTCTGTTCTGGGTGTTGTGGATGAACATAACATCTGCTGTACAGGATGTTGCAGTGGATGCCTATGCAATTTGCCTGCTAGAACCTGAAGATCTTG GAAAGGCGAGCACACTACAAGTGGTTGGTTACAAACTGGGTGCATTATTTGGAGGAGGTATTCTTTCTTGGCTCAGTGTATACTACAGCTGGAAATGGTTGTTCACCCTCTGGGGCTCTTTTTACATAGTCATGTTAATCATCTCAGTAATAAACATTAACAGTGAAACACGTTCAACATATGAAATAGCAAAGGGAGTATCATTGAAAAatcaggaaattaaaggaaatcaGTTACGTTCATCTATGTCAGTCTCCAATGATAATACAAGTGGCAAGCTTAGTCCTTTAAAGATCATTAGAACTACTATTAGGACTGTTGACTTCTCATGGCTGATGTTCTATGTTGCAACATACAAATTAGGCGAACAAGGTGTTGTTAGCATGCTGCCTTTGTATCTGATTGATCAAAGAATTCCCCAAGAACAAGTGGGGGTAATATTTGGAATATTTGGTCAACTGTTCTCAATCAGTGGTTCAACCATAGGAGGCTGGATTGTTAGTCTGCAGTATGGACACAG gTCATGGGTGATTAAAGTACTCCTATGGACTTCGTATGCAAGACTAGTACCACTTCTCTCACTTTGGTTGCTGTCCTTAACACAATTCACAAAATCTGCAATTGCAATCATTGAATGTTTCATACAACTAAGTGGGGGAATAATCACAACTGCAACATTCACACTCATGATGTTAAGTTCACAAAATTCTTTACCTGGTGCTAAAGCAACACACTGTGCTGTTCTTGCCACATCAGAAGTGTTGGGTAAATTGCTGATGATTTCCTTATCTGGGATACTAGTAGATATTATTGGTTACCAGTATTTCTTTGGATTGTGCTTTCTACTGGCATTGTCATTTCTTCCTGTTTTAAAACATGGCCTGGTATCTCAGAGGGAGAAATCTTcctaa